The following proteins come from a genomic window of Yinghuangia sp. ASG 101:
- a CDS encoding aminoglycoside phosphotransferase, which yields MGVRDHTAGRNSHVSARLATEAGAVFIKGLRSDHAQAWTQLREAELNAHLGGVAPQLRWRLESGGWDLLCFEAVDGRHADYQPGSGDLPLVVDLLTRLAGVTAPGLEMRDAAQRLAGYVDDPADVRHFQGNALLHTDWNNTNILVTADRGTRMVDWGWATHGAAWLDAAYWVIWLIAFGHAPHEAEELAAKVPAWSDANVRALAVFSTANARLWSEIARQSPARWARAMGEASAVWAAYRNAVQNS from the coding sequence TTGGGCGTCAGAGACCACACCGCAGGCAGGAACAGCCACGTATCCGCGCGTCTGGCCACTGAGGCGGGAGCGGTGTTCATCAAGGGCCTGCGCAGCGACCACGCTCAGGCGTGGACGCAACTGCGTGAGGCGGAACTCAACGCGCACCTCGGCGGCGTCGCCCCACAGTTGCGCTGGCGCCTCGAAAGCGGCGGATGGGACCTTCTGTGCTTCGAAGCCGTCGACGGTCGGCACGCCGACTACCAGCCGGGGTCCGGTGACCTGCCGCTCGTCGTCGACCTGCTCACCCGCCTCGCGGGCGTCACGGCGCCCGGCCTCGAAATGCGCGACGCCGCACAACGCCTGGCCGGCTACGTCGACGACCCCGCCGACGTGCGCCACTTTCAGGGCAACGCGCTGCTGCACACCGACTGGAACAACACCAACATCCTCGTCACGGCGGACCGCGGAACTCGCATGGTCGACTGGGGTTGGGCCACCCACGGGGCGGCCTGGCTCGATGCGGCGTACTGGGTGATCTGGCTCATCGCCTTCGGGCACGCGCCCCACGAAGCGGAGGAGCTGGCCGCCAAGGTGCCCGCCTGGTCCGACGCAAACGTGCGGGCCTTGGCCGTCTTCTCCACAGCCAACGCTCGACTGTGGTCCGAGATCGCACGACAATCCCCGGCAAGGTGGGCCCGAGCCATGGGAGAGGCATCCGCGGTGTGGGCAGCGTACCGAAACGCCGTGCAGAACTCGTGA
- a CDS encoding MDR family MFS transporter yields the protein MPTPGRSRLPDLNQKIVVGAVFVAAMFVNILDITIVNVALPAIGDDFDVSPSELGTVSVGYLVSLAVFIPASGWLGDRFGGKRVFLTALTIFTLASGLCGLAQNVDQLVLFRVLQGVGGGLLTPVGMAMMFRVFPPEERVRASRVLMVPTALAPALGPVLGGLLVDKVSWHWVFFINLPVGAAALVFGLLFLKEHREPSAGRFDIPGFLLAGVGFASLMYALSEGSARGWGSPLILGTGIAGVVLLTTMIWYELLRASAPILRLRLYKDRLFASTNTVMLLSAGGFLGLLYAYPLMCQNAFGWSALKTGLLTFPEAFGVMITSQIVTRVYPKVGPRRLMVSGLLGIASMAFLLSFTDENTAPVVFVAILFFTGVALAFGMVPLQAAAFAKTAPADNGAASTLFNTMRQLGSALGVAVLSTVIATVGAFHTSAEGVRTPNLDAYRAAFWAAAGIAVLAALVSLTVRDKDAESTMRKVEPAPEAEPVSA from the coding sequence ATGCCGACACCCGGACGCTCACGTCTGCCCGATCTCAACCAGAAGATCGTGGTCGGCGCGGTCTTCGTGGCCGCGATGTTCGTGAACATCCTGGACATCACGATCGTGAACGTCGCGCTGCCGGCGATCGGCGACGACTTCGACGTCAGCCCGTCCGAGCTCGGCACGGTCTCCGTCGGCTACCTCGTCAGCCTCGCGGTGTTCATCCCCGCGTCCGGCTGGCTCGGCGACCGGTTCGGCGGCAAGCGGGTCTTCCTCACCGCGCTCACGATCTTCACCTTGGCGTCGGGGTTGTGCGGACTCGCCCAGAACGTCGACCAGTTGGTGTTGTTCCGGGTGCTCCAGGGCGTCGGCGGCGGGCTGCTGACACCGGTCGGCATGGCGATGATGTTCCGCGTGTTCCCGCCCGAGGAGCGCGTGCGCGCGTCCCGCGTCCTGATGGTCCCGACCGCGCTCGCCCCCGCGCTCGGCCCCGTGCTCGGCGGGCTGCTCGTCGACAAGGTGTCGTGGCACTGGGTCTTCTTCATCAACCTGCCGGTCGGCGCGGCGGCGCTGGTGTTCGGGCTGCTCTTCCTCAAGGAGCACCGCGAGCCGAGCGCCGGGCGCTTCGACATACCGGGCTTCCTGCTGGCGGGCGTCGGCTTCGCGTCGCTGATGTACGCGCTGAGCGAGGGCAGCGCGCGGGGCTGGGGCTCCCCGCTCATCCTCGGCACCGGGATCGCCGGCGTCGTCCTGCTGACCACGATGATCTGGTACGAACTGCTGCGCGCGTCGGCGCCGATCCTGCGGCTGCGGCTGTACAAGGACCGCCTGTTCGCGAGCACCAACACGGTGATGCTGCTGTCGGCCGGCGGCTTCCTCGGCCTGTTGTACGCGTACCCGCTCATGTGCCAGAACGCGTTCGGCTGGTCGGCGCTCAAGACCGGCCTGCTGACCTTCCCCGAGGCGTTCGGCGTGATGATCACGTCGCAGATCGTCACACGCGTCTACCCGAAGGTCGGGCCGCGCCGCCTGATGGTCTCCGGGCTGCTCGGCATCGCCTCGATGGCGTTCCTGCTCAGCTTCACCGACGAGAACACCGCGCCGGTCGTCTTCGTGGCGATCCTCTTCTTCACGGGCGTCGCGCTGGCGTTCGGCATGGTCCCGCTGCAGGCCGCGGCCTTCGCGAAGACCGCGCCGGCCGACAACGGCGCCGCGTCGACGCTGTTCAACACGATGCGGCAGCTGGGTTCCGCGCTCGGCGTCGCGGTCCTCAGCACGGTCATCGCGACCGTCGGGGCGTTCCACACCTCCGCGGAGGGCGTCCGTACGCCGAACCTGGACGCGTACCGCGCCGCGTTCTGGGCCGCGGCGGGTATCGCGGTGCTGGCCGCGCTCGTCTCGCTGACGGTCCGGGACAAGGACGCCGAGTCGACGATGCGCAAGGTCGAGCCGGCCCCCGAGGCGGAGCCGGTCAGCGCCTGA
- a CDS encoding radical SAM protein — protein sequence MHTLSASPFLGEYVVLRPGYEQGLRVPARAYRQLAHADATGAAVPAWLRTAASDAWGIDAGRDPVGSVVKVREESSAGYARASWEINLGCNDNCEHCYLPERPFQGLPFADKERLLRRIAESGVLWLQITGGEPLVDLDFPDAYTLAFELGMMIQISSNGSRLTNPRILDLLMSLRPYRLTLSVYGVSEETYDGLTRTRGAYKAFRRGLDAAREAGLPLRLNTIVTRHNQHEADAMRALAERYGAAGLEYVNITPTYNGDADVLAAQAERKLRPRKPFTGCNAGITHFHADPMGLVSICKIGRDPQFDLLNDGLGALAKLSAVADSLMLRTGGCSGCALSATCGTCRPMAKVYQEATAPLSYYCQHGKAKAHG from the coding sequence GTGCACACGTTGAGCGCAAGCCCATTCCTGGGTGAGTACGTGGTCCTGCGGCCAGGGTACGAGCAGGGGTTACGCGTACCGGCGCGCGCGTACCGGCAGCTTGCGCACGCCGATGCCACCGGCGCGGCGGTGCCGGCGTGGTTGAGGACAGCGGCATCCGATGCCTGGGGTATCGATGCCGGCCGAGACCCTGTCGGCTCGGTGGTGAAAGTCCGCGAGGAGTCGTCGGCTGGATACGCGCGTGCGTCCTGGGAGATCAATCTCGGCTGCAACGACAACTGCGAGCACTGCTACCTGCCGGAACGGCCCTTTCAAGGACTGCCGTTCGCCGACAAGGAAAGGCTGTTGCGGCGCATCGCCGAATCCGGCGTGCTGTGGCTCCAGATCACCGGCGGCGAGCCGTTGGTGGACCTTGATTTCCCGGATGCCTACACGCTGGCCTTCGAGCTGGGCATGATGATCCAGATCAGCTCGAATGGCTCGCGGCTCACGAACCCGAGAATCCTCGACCTGCTGATGAGCCTTCGACCGTATCGGCTGACGCTCAGCGTCTACGGCGTATCCGAGGAAACGTACGACGGGTTGACGCGAACGCGCGGCGCCTACAAGGCGTTCCGCAGGGGGCTGGACGCCGCGCGTGAGGCCGGGCTGCCGCTGCGGCTGAACACGATCGTCACACGCCACAATCAGCATGAAGCGGACGCAATGCGCGCGCTCGCCGAGCGGTACGGAGCCGCCGGACTTGAGTACGTCAACATCACCCCGACCTACAACGGCGACGCCGACGTCTTGGCCGCCCAGGCCGAGCGGAAGCTGCGCCCACGCAAGCCGTTCACCGGCTGCAACGCCGGCATCACGCACTTCCACGCGGACCCGATGGGCCTGGTCAGCATCTGCAAGATCGGACGCGATCCCCAGTTCGACCTGCTCAACGACGGCCTGGGCGCCCTGGCGAAGCTCAGCGCCGTGGCGGATTCCCTGATGCTTCGCACCGGTGGCTGCTCCGGCTGCGCGCTGTCCGCGACCTGCGGAACGTGCCGGCCGATGGCGAAGGTCTACCAGGAGGCGACGGCACCGCTGTCCTACTACTGCCAACACGGAAAGGCGAAAGCCCATGGCTGA
- a CDS encoding MarR family winged helix-turn-helix transcriptional regulator — translation MNSTDNVEAIQRALEALLRRHASRRVYARQAAVAGATISQPAYVLLRRVKKAGPLPMGELARLTNMDPGATARQVGQLEREGYVKRSPSPDDGRVSLVTLTPRGDAVRRRLTSVMDQHLNEMLSKWSEEDRAAFAALLGRFVDDMATTELHATIDDDESD, via the coding sequence GTGAACTCCACCGACAATGTCGAGGCGATCCAGCGGGCGCTGGAAGCCCTCCTGCGCCGTCACGCCAGCCGCCGGGTCTACGCACGCCAGGCAGCCGTCGCCGGGGCCACGATCTCGCAGCCCGCGTACGTCCTGCTGCGCCGCGTCAAGAAGGCCGGCCCCCTGCCGATGGGCGAGCTGGCCCGGCTGACCAACATGGACCCCGGCGCCACCGCCCGCCAGGTCGGCCAGCTCGAACGCGAGGGCTACGTCAAGCGCTCCCCGAGCCCGGACGACGGCCGCGTCAGCCTCGTCACGCTCACCCCGCGCGGCGACGCGGTCCGCCGCCGCCTCACCTCCGTCATGGACCAGCACCTCAACGAGATGCTGTCGAAGTGGAGCGAGGAGGACCGCGCGGCGTTCGCGGCGCTGCTCGGCCGCTTCGTCGACGACATGGCCACCACGGAGCTGCACGCCACGATCGACGACGACGAGAGCGACTGA
- a CDS encoding TIGR03617 family F420-dependent LLM class oxidoreductase, whose translation MPEAHGEPPRETAPGAAPPPHGPPLPPLDVMASGQGLRAMSATAAAAERAGFDGLWLTEGGRTSFGAATAAALATSSLTIGTGIAVAFARSPMVTAVAARELQEATGGRFVLGLGTQVRAHVERRYSAEFDRPGPRLREYAEAVRAIWRAFRGDERLRHKGEFYRFTLLTPEWSPGPTALPDPEIHLAGVNPWMLRMIGEIGDGLHVHPLHSPRYLDAVVRPELAAGAARSGRDAADVTVVVPVMTATGDTDEEIARERDRLRTRVAFYGSTPGYARVFETHGWDDLQPRLHRLFAAKDTAGLAAAITDDVLDAVTVSAPWDALAGALADRYRGRADRLICYSALSGGPVPPDRIARWADVVADWRTTAGRPPTSPPAG comes from the coding sequence GTGCCCGAGGCCCACGGCGAGCCCCCGCGGGAGACCGCCCCCGGCGCGGCACCACCCCCGCACGGCCCGCCCCTCCCGCCCCTCGATGTCATGGCGTCCGGCCAGGGCCTGCGCGCGATGAGCGCGACCGCCGCCGCGGCCGAGCGCGCCGGATTCGACGGGCTCTGGCTCACCGAGGGCGGCCGGACCTCGTTCGGCGCCGCCACCGCCGCCGCCCTGGCCACCTCCTCCCTCACGATCGGCACCGGCATCGCGGTCGCCTTCGCCCGCAGCCCGATGGTCACCGCCGTCGCGGCCCGCGAACTCCAGGAGGCCACCGGAGGCCGCTTCGTCCTCGGCCTCGGCACCCAGGTCCGCGCGCACGTCGAGCGGCGCTACTCCGCCGAGTTCGACCGCCCCGGCCCGCGCCTGCGCGAGTACGCCGAGGCGGTCCGCGCCATTTGGCGCGCCTTCCGCGGCGACGAACGCCTGCGCCACAAAGGCGAGTTCTACCGCTTCACGCTCCTGACCCCCGAATGGTCGCCCGGCCCCACCGCGTTGCCCGACCCCGAGATCCACCTCGCGGGCGTCAACCCGTGGATGCTGCGCATGATCGGCGAGATCGGCGACGGCCTGCACGTCCACCCGCTGCACAGCCCCCGCTACCTGGACGCGGTGGTACGCCCCGAACTCGCCGCCGGTGCCGCGCGCTCCGGCCGCGACGCCGCCGACGTGACCGTGGTCGTCCCGGTCATGACGGCGACCGGCGACACCGACGAGGAGATCGCCCGCGAACGCGACAGACTCCGTACACGCGTCGCCTTCTACGGCTCGACCCCCGGCTACGCCCGGGTGTTCGAGACCCACGGCTGGGACGACCTGCAGCCGCGCCTCCACCGCCTCTTCGCCGCCAAGGACACGGCCGGGCTGGCCGCCGCGATCACCGACGACGTCCTGGACGCCGTCACGGTCTCCGCGCCCTGGGACGCGCTCGCCGGGGCGCTGGCCGACCGCTACCGCGGCCGTGCCGACCGGCTCATCTGCTACTCCGCGCTCAGCGGCGGTCCGGTGCCCCCGGACCGGATCGCGCGCTGGGCGGACGTCGTCGCCGACTGGCGCACCACGGCGGGCCGACCCCCTACGAGCCCGCCCGCGGGCTGA
- a CDS encoding 5-formyltetrahydrofolate cyclo-ligase: MYDQAKQQVRQQVWDALTAAEAVHDADVYGRIPDFRGKELAARQLAALPRWKAAQIVKAVPDKAQHPVRAAALADGKTVYMAAPKLATSKPFYLLDPSRLDVPPAEAASSAKAAVIAPGVDVDDMQPVDVIVLGSVAVNHAGVRIGKGAGYSDLEFALLAEAGLVSDETLVVTTVHPLQVVDADIPFGPHDVTVDIIVTTDGVITTSDRRRTSGILWDQLPPEKITAIPVLARRARTARHFPA, translated from the coding sequence GTGTACGACCAGGCCAAACAGCAAGTGCGGCAACAGGTTTGGGACGCGCTGACCGCCGCGGAAGCCGTCCACGACGCCGACGTGTACGGCCGCATTCCCGACTTCCGAGGCAAGGAACTCGCCGCGCGGCAACTGGCAGCGCTACCCCGGTGGAAAGCCGCACAGATCGTCAAGGCCGTACCCGACAAGGCACAGCACCCGGTCCGCGCAGCGGCTCTCGCCGACGGCAAGACCGTCTACATGGCGGCACCGAAACTCGCGACGAGCAAGCCCTTCTACCTGCTCGACCCTTCGCGGCTCGATGTCCCGCCCGCCGAGGCCGCGTCCAGCGCGAAAGCAGCCGTAATCGCGCCCGGCGTCGACGTGGACGACATGCAGCCGGTCGACGTCATCGTCCTCGGCAGCGTCGCGGTCAATCACGCGGGCGTACGCATCGGAAAAGGCGCCGGATACTCGGACCTCGAATTCGCCCTGCTCGCCGAAGCCGGTCTCGTCTCCGACGAAACACTCGTCGTCACCACCGTCCACCCGCTCCAAGTCGTCGACGCCGACATCCCGTTCGGACCACACGACGTCACCGTGGACATCATCGTCACCACCGACGGAGTCATCACCACCTCGGACCGCCGGCGCACCTCGGGCATCCTCTGGGACCAACTGCCACCGGAGAAGATCACCGCCATCCCCGTCTTGGCCCGGCGCGCCCGGACGGCCCGGCACTTCCCGGCCTGA
- the surE gene encoding 5'/3'-nucleotidase SurE: MSMRIARVALCAAVACATAFAVGTADAAPQARAEKTRSLDILLTNDDGWRGPNGSETPFIVTLRDALRAAGHHVVVVASGTDQSGQGGRITMPPTTMEVANPEPDVWTVKPGSPSDAVYFGLDEVFHGKKPDLVVSGMNPGTNFGALINHSGTVNAALTALEFGVPSVAVSLASDPRTWPDGTDHSAGPAAAYVTDLVTRLQDKSRRGQLIPEGVSLNINYPLVPGPVDPATGKPGSVLPPRGTKATTVARGPYLTPDYIPVNGQSGRPGTYTIGLGANTAPAAEGTDVRAVTDGYVSISALEDDHDVDGSTTGWLRTLARQLR; the protein is encoded by the coding sequence ATGTCCATGAGAATTGCGCGCGTGGCCTTGTGCGCCGCCGTCGCCTGTGCCACCGCGTTCGCGGTCGGGACCGCCGACGCGGCCCCGCAGGCGCGGGCCGAGAAGACCCGGTCGCTCGACATCCTGCTCACCAACGACGACGGATGGCGCGGCCCGAACGGATCCGAGACGCCGTTCATCGTCACGCTCCGCGACGCCCTCAGGGCCGCCGGGCACCACGTCGTCGTGGTCGCGTCCGGCACCGACCAGAGCGGTCAGGGCGGGCGCATCACCATGCCGCCGACCACGATGGAGGTGGCCAACCCCGAGCCCGACGTGTGGACGGTGAAGCCGGGATCGCCGTCCGACGCCGTGTACTTCGGGCTCGACGAGGTCTTCCACGGCAAGAAGCCCGATTTGGTGGTCTCCGGGATGAACCCCGGCACCAACTTCGGCGCGCTGATCAACCACTCGGGGACCGTCAACGCCGCCCTCACCGCGCTGGAGTTCGGCGTCCCGTCGGTCGCCGTCAGCCTGGCGTCCGACCCGCGCACCTGGCCGGACGGGACCGATCACAGCGCGGGTCCGGCCGCGGCGTACGTGACGGACCTCGTCACGCGGCTGCAGGACAAGTCGCGTCGCGGACAGCTCATCCCCGAGGGCGTCTCGCTCAACATCAACTACCCGCTCGTGCCGGGCCCGGTCGACCCCGCCACCGGCAAGCCCGGCTCGGTCCTGCCGCCGCGCGGCACCAAGGCGACCACCGTCGCGCGGGGCCCCTACCTCACCCCCGACTACATCCCGGTGAACGGCCAGAGCGGCCGACCCGGCACGTACACCATCGGCCTGGGCGCCAACACGGCCCCGGCGGCCGAGGGCACCGACGTCCGCGCGGTCACGGACGGCTACGTCAGCATCTCCGCCCTGGAGGACGACCACGACGTCGACGGCTCGACCACCGGCTGGCTCCGCACCCTGGCCCGCCAACTGCGCTGA
- a CDS encoding DUF2470 domain-containing protein, producing the protein MTSPLPGDPFGPDVVAAITRHMNDDHPDDNLLIVRALGGEGSAASARMSGLDKLGADFVAVVDGVEKTVRVPWGRELTERREVRVEVVRMYREACAALGLTPRGEGDH; encoded by the coding sequence ATGACCAGCCCTCTCCCCGGCGACCCGTTCGGTCCGGACGTCGTCGCCGCCATCACGCGGCACATGAACGACGACCACCCCGACGACAACCTCCTGATCGTCCGCGCCCTGGGCGGCGAGGGATCGGCGGCGTCGGCGCGCATGAGCGGCCTCGACAAGCTCGGCGCGGACTTCGTCGCGGTGGTGGACGGGGTCGAGAAGACCGTCCGGGTCCCGTGGGGGCGGGAGCTGACCGAGCGCCGCGAGGTGCGCGTCGAGGTGGTGCGCATGTACCGCGAGGCGTGCGCGGCGCTCGGGCTGACACCGCGCGGCGAGGGCGATCACTGA
- a CDS encoding nuclear transport factor 2 family protein, with translation MATHPDTELVRRGYDAFTRGDMEALGSLMTGDCTHHAPGSHALAGHFKGRDNVLDLYRRMHEETGGTMRVGLDTVMADGRGHAISVHRFTAERQGRTLDARGALFFTIVGDKFTDIDECVEDIDASDAFWS, from the coding sequence ATGGCCACCCATCCGGACACCGAACTCGTACGCCGCGGGTACGACGCGTTCACGCGCGGTGACATGGAGGCCCTGGGGAGCCTGATGACGGGCGACTGCACGCATCACGCGCCCGGATCGCACGCGCTGGCGGGGCACTTCAAGGGCCGTGACAACGTGCTGGACCTGTACCGGCGCATGCACGAGGAGACCGGCGGCACGATGCGCGTCGGCCTCGACACCGTCATGGCCGACGGACGCGGGCACGCGATCTCCGTGCACCGGTTCACCGCCGAACGCCAGGGCCGTACCCTCGACGCGCGCGGCGCGCTGTTCTTCACGATCGTCGGTGACAAGTTCACCGACATCGACGAATGCGTGGAGGACATCGACGCGTCCGACGCGTTCTGGAGCTGA
- a CDS encoding RibD family protein: MPFQRPYVLLSFAASLDGYIDDASDQRLLLSNDEDFDRVDEVRASCDAILVGATTVRRDNPRLLVRSAERRAARVADDLTESPIKVVLSSSGDLDPEAAFFTAGAVDKVVYCVGDGVGLAKSRLGTVADVVDAGDPLDLELVLDDLYERGVRRLMVEGGGTMHTQFLAAGLADEIHAVIAPFFVGDPTAPRFVNAGAFPHGPSNRMALAETRQIGDVVLLRYELGKSTVR, encoded by the coding sequence GTGCCGTTCCAACGTCCGTACGTGCTGTTGTCGTTCGCGGCCTCGCTCGACGGCTACATCGACGACGCGTCCGACCAACGCCTGTTGCTGTCCAACGACGAGGACTTCGATCGCGTCGACGAAGTCCGCGCCTCCTGTGACGCCATCCTGGTGGGAGCGACGACCGTACGCCGTGACAACCCCCGGCTGCTGGTCCGTTCCGCCGAGCGGCGAGCCGCCCGGGTCGCCGATGACCTGACGGAGAGCCCGATCAAGGTGGTGCTGTCAAGCTCAGGCGACTTGGACCCGGAAGCCGCGTTCTTCACCGCCGGCGCTGTGGACAAGGTGGTCTACTGCGTCGGAGACGGCGTGGGCCTCGCCAAATCCCGGCTCGGAACCGTCGCCGATGTGGTCGACGCCGGAGACCCCCTGGACCTGGAACTCGTCCTGGACGACTTGTACGAGCGCGGCGTACGCCGCCTCATGGTCGAAGGCGGCGGGACCATGCACACCCAGTTCCTCGCCGCGGGACTCGCCGACGAAATTCACGCGGTCATCGCCCCGTTCTTCGTCGGCGACCCGACCGCACCCCGATTCGTCAATGCGGGAGCTTTTCCCCACGGCCCGAGCAACCGTATGGCCCTGGCGGAAACTCGTCAGATCGGTGATGTAGTGCTTCTCCGGTACGAATTGGGGAAATCGACGGTTCGCTGA
- a CDS encoding SDR family NAD(P)-dependent oxidoreductase, which produces MTGGASGIGYATARALRGAGAQVVVADIDAEAGGKAADALGATFALLDVTSPASWDKLVDTVTRFYGGIDIGVLNAGVSGGTPVGSLTDAAYRRIMAINVDGVVFGARALVGPLARRGGGRLVATASLAGLVAMPRDPVYTASKHAVVGFVRALAPDLAERGITVHAVCPGLTDTPLLDGAKAYLEERGMPLLRPEDIAEAVLGCLGSEDTGRAWVVQAGREPIAYTFRGVPGPAGGVRPPEGFGVPGG; this is translated from the coding sequence GTGACCGGGGGTGCGTCCGGGATCGGGTACGCCACCGCCCGCGCGCTTCGGGGCGCGGGGGCGCAGGTGGTGGTCGCCGACATCGACGCGGAAGCGGGTGGGAAGGCCGCGGACGCGCTCGGGGCGACGTTCGCGCTGCTCGACGTCACGTCGCCCGCGTCGTGGGACAAGCTGGTGGACACCGTCACCCGGTTCTACGGCGGCATCGACATCGGCGTCCTCAACGCGGGGGTCTCCGGCGGCACGCCCGTCGGCTCGCTGACCGACGCCGCGTACCGGCGCATCATGGCGATCAACGTGGACGGCGTCGTGTTCGGGGCCCGTGCGCTCGTCGGGCCGCTCGCGCGGCGCGGCGGGGGCCGGCTGGTCGCGACGGCGTCGCTGGCGGGCCTGGTGGCGATGCCGAGGGACCCGGTGTACACGGCGAGCAAGCACGCGGTCGTCGGGTTCGTCCGGGCGCTCGCCCCCGATCTCGCGGAGCGCGGCATCACGGTCCACGCGGTGTGCCCCGGGTTGACCGATACGCCGCTGCTGGACGGGGCGAAGGCCTATCTGGAGGAGCGGGGCATGCCGCTGCTGCGGCCGGAGGACATCGCGGAGGCCGTCCTCGGCTGCCTCGGGTCCGAGGACACCGGCCGGGCGTGGGTGGTGCAGGCCGGGCGGGAGCCGATCGCGTACACGTTCCGGGGGGTTCCGGGACCGGCGGGCGGGGTGAGGCCGCCGGAGGGGTTCGGCGTTCCCGGGGGCTGA
- the cysC gene encoding adenylyl-sulfate kinase, producing the protein MSSTNVVWHDSGTGRGDRPGRGVTVWFTGLSGSGKSTVSVVAERLLVARGTAAYRLDGDNLRHGLNADLGFGEADRNENIRRVGEVARLFADAGVVALVPVISPYRADRDRVRALHERDGLPFLECFVDTPIEECERRDPKGLYAKARAGEIRDFTGIDAPYEAPLKPEVRLTPEDGDPEAQAARLVAELERLLG; encoded by the coding sequence ATGAGCAGCACGAACGTGGTCTGGCACGACAGCGGGACAGGCCGGGGCGACCGGCCCGGGCGCGGGGTCACGGTGTGGTTCACCGGGCTGTCGGGATCGGGCAAGTCGACGGTGTCGGTGGTGGCGGAGCGCCTGCTGGTGGCGCGCGGGACCGCGGCGTACCGGCTGGACGGGGACAACCTGCGGCACGGGCTCAACGCCGACCTCGGCTTCGGCGAGGCCGACCGCAACGAGAACATCCGCCGGGTCGGCGAGGTCGCGCGCCTGTTCGCCGACGCCGGAGTGGTGGCCCTCGTCCCGGTGATCAGCCCCTACCGCGCGGACCGCGACCGCGTGCGCGCACTGCACGAGCGGGACGGCCTCCCCTTCCTGGAGTGCTTCGTCGACACCCCGATCGAGGAATGCGAACGACGCGACCCCAAGGGCCTGTACGCGAAGGCACGCGCCGGCGAGATCCGCGACTTCACGGGCATCGACGCCCCCTACGAGGCGCCGCTGAAGCCCGAGGTGCGGCTGACGCCGGAGGACGGGGATCCGGAGGCGCAGGCCGCGCGCCTGGTGGCGGAACTGGAACGCCTGCTGGGCTGA
- a CDS encoding ATP-binding protein, with product MRAPQPETTVLLHQLLDPEPAAAAQARRLIETTCRGRVADLDEVVLAVDELVTNAVVHGLPQPIHLWVCRADDQLWIEVDNASRPWPGLNLILRPSDDMPCGRGLLIAMNLSTALRVHVGTHRTVISASFATKF from the coding sequence ATGCGCGCACCTCAGCCGGAGACAACCGTACTGCTGCACCAACTGCTCGACCCCGAACCGGCCGCAGCAGCCCAGGCACGCCGCCTCATCGAGACGACCTGCCGCGGCCGGGTCGCGGACCTGGACGAAGTTGTCCTGGCCGTCGACGAGTTGGTCACCAACGCGGTCGTCCACGGGCTGCCCCAGCCGATCCACCTGTGGGTCTGCCGCGCCGACGACCAACTGTGGATCGAGGTGGACAACGCGTCCCGTCCGTGGCCGGGACTGAACCTCATCCTGCGGCCCTCCGACGACATGCCGTGCGGGCGCGGCCTGCTGATCGCCATGAACCTCAGCACCGCGCTCCGGGTACACGTCGGAACACACAGAACCGTCATCTCGGCGTCGTTCGCGACCAAGTTCTGA